From Oreochromis niloticus isolate F11D_XX linkage group LG1, O_niloticus_UMD_NMBU, whole genome shotgun sequence, a single genomic window includes:
- the LOC102081115 gene encoding probable methyltransferase-like protein 15, with amino-acid sequence MDVKPGSIDAVLLDAGCSSMQMDEAERGFSLIKDGPLDMRMDGDTEDRLIKRFLRGDDLSNLDHFSQRKQGTKKENLSHEKRDGSVCWLPLRRKVITPEKDGIKENPRGRSSKLRAALRR; translated from the exons ATGGATGTTAAGCCAGGCAGCATTGATGCTGTCCTGTTGGATGCTGGCTGTTCCTCCATGCAGATGGATGAGGCAGAAAGAGGCTTTTCCCTGATCAAGGATGGACCATTGGATATGAGAATGGATGGAGACACAG AAGATAGACTGATCAAGCGTTTCCTGCGGGGAGATGACTTATCTAATCTGGATCACTTCAGCCAGAGAAAGCAAGGCACCAAGAAGGAAAATCTATCGCATGAAAAAAGAGACGGAAGTGTCTGTTGGCTTCCTCTGCGAAGAAAAGTGATCACCCCAGAAAAAGACGGCATTAAGGAGAATCCTCGAGGACGCTCCTCCAAACTCAGGGCAGCACTCAGACGATAA